A section of the Camelus dromedarius isolate mCamDro1 chromosome 14, mCamDro1.pat, whole genome shotgun sequence genome encodes:
- the SLC6A9 gene encoding sodium- and chloride-dependent glycine transporter 1 isoform X2: MVGKGAKGMLNGAVPSEATKRDQNLKRGNWGNQIEFVLTSVGYAVGLGNVWRFPYLCYRNGGGAFMFPYFIMLIFCGIPLFFMELSFGQFASQGCLGVWRISPMFKGVGYGMMVVSTYIGIYYNVVICIAFYYFFSSMTPVLPWAYCNNPWNTPDCAGVLDASNITNGSRNPALPGNLSHVLNHSLQRTSPSEEYWRLYVLKLSDDIGNFGEVRLPLLGCLGVSWVVVFLCLIRGVKSSGKVVYFTATFPYVVLTILFVRGVTLEGAFTGIMYYVTPQWDKILEAKVWGDAASQIFYSLGCAWGGLITMASYNKFHNNCYRDSVIISITNCATSVYAGFVIFSILGFMANHLGVDVSRVADHGPGLAFVAYPEALTLLPISPLWSLLFFFMLILLGLGTQFCLLETLVTAIVDEVGNEWILQKKTYVTLGVAVAGFLLGIPLTSQAGIYWLLLMDNYAASFSLVIISCIMCVSIMYIYGHRNYFQDIQMMLGFPPPLFFQICWRFVSPAIIFFILIFTVIQYQPITYNHYQYPGWAVAIGFLMALSSVICIPLYALVQLCRTEGDTLLQRLKNATKPSRDWGPALLEHRTGRYAPTIPPSPEDGLEVQPLHPDKAQIPMVGSNGSSRLQDSRI, encoded by the exons ATGGTAGGAAAAGGTGCCAAAGGGATGCTG AATGGTGCTGTGCCCAGCGAGGCCACCAAGAGGGACCAGAACCTCAAACGGGGCAACTGGGGCAACCAGATCGAGTTTGTGCTGACGAGCGTGGGCTATGCCGTGGGCCTGGGCAATGTCTGGCGCTTCCCATACCTCTGCTATCGCAACGGGGGAG GTGCCTTCATGTTCCCCTACTTCATCATGCTGATCTTCTGCGGGATCCCGCTCTTCTTCATGGAGCTGTCCTTTGGCCAGTTTGCAAGTCAGGGCTGCCTTGGGGTCTGGAGGATCAGCCCCATGTTCAAAG gtgTGGGCTACGGCATGATGGTGGTGTCTACATACATTGGCATCTATTACAACGTGGTCATCTGCATCGCCTTCTACTACTTCTTCTCGTCCATGACGCCCGTGCTGCCCTGGGCCTACTGCAATAACCCCTGGAACACACCCGACTGCGCCGGCGTCCTGGATGCCTCCAACATCACCAACGGCTCCCGGAATCCCGCCCTGCCTGGCAACCTCTCCCACGTGCTCAACCACAGCCTCCAGCGGACCAGCCCCAGCGAGGAGTACTGGAG GCTCTATGTGCTAAAGCTGTCAGATGACATCGGAAACTTCGGGGAGGTGCGACTGCCTCTCCTTGGTTGCCTCGGTGTCTCCTGGGTGGTTGTCTTCCTCTGCCTCATCCGAGGGGTCAAGTCTTCAGGGAAA GTGGTGTACTTTACGGCCACATTTCCCTACGTGGTGCTGACCATCCTGTTTGTCCGCGGTGTGACCTTGGAAGGAGCCTTCACCGGCATCATGTACTATGTGACCCCACAGTGGGACAAGATCCTGGAGGCCAAG GTGTGGGGGGATGCCGCCTCCCAGATCTTCTACTCGCTGGGCTGTGCGTGGGGTGGCCTCATCACCATGGCTTCCTACAACAAGTTCCATAACAACTGCTACCG GGACAGCGTCATCATCAGCATCACTAACTGTGCCACCAGCGTCTATGCCGGCTTTGTCATCTTCTCCATCTTGGGCTTCATGGCCAATCACCTGGGTGTGGACGTGTCCCGTGTGGCAGACCACGGCCCAGGCCTGGCCTTCGTGGCGTACCCCGAGGCCCTCACACTGCTGCCCATCTCCCCACTCTGGTCCTTGCTCTTCTTCTTCATGCTCATCTTGCTGGGGCTGGGCACTCAG TTCTGCCTCCTAGAGACGCTAGTCACAGCCATTGTGGATGAGGTAGGGAATGAGTGGATCCTGCAGAAAAAAACTTATGTGACCTTGGGTGTGGCTGTGGCTGGCTTCCTGCTGGGCATCCCCCTCACCAGCCAG GCAGGCATCTACTGGCTGCTGCTGATGGACAACTATGCGGCCAGCTTCTCCTTGGTCATCATTTCCTGCATCATGTGCGTGTCCATCATGTACATCTACG GGCACCGGAACTACTTCCAGGACATCCAAATGATGCTGGGATTCCCACCGCCCCTCTTCTTCCAGATCTGCTGGCGCTTTGTCTCCCCAGCTATCATCTTT TTCATTCTCATCTTCACGGTGATCCAGTACCAGCCAATCACCTACAACCACTACCAGTATCCAGGCTGGGCCGTGGCCATCGGCTTCCTCATGGCTCTGTCCTCTGTCATTTGCATTCCACTCTACGCCCTGGTCCAGCTCTGCCGCACAGAAGGGGATACACTCCTCCAG CGTTTGAAAAATGCCACAAAGCCAAGCAGAGActggggccctgccctcctggagcatCGAACTGGGCGCTACGCCCCCACCATTCCGCCGTCTCCTGAAGATGGGCTTGAGGTCCAGCCGCTGCACCCGGACAAGGCCCAGATCCCCATGGTGGGCAGTAATGGCTCCAGCCGCCTGCAGGACTCCCGGATATGA
- the SLC6A9 gene encoding sodium- and chloride-dependent glycine transporter 1 isoform X1, which produces MSGGDTHAAPLQVLTLGWPRLRDLWPPPPQNRICPPSLAWCLQLRSLPPTPGQHPPAQNGAVPSEATKRDQNLKRGNWGNQIEFVLTSVGYAVGLGNVWRFPYLCYRNGGGAFMFPYFIMLIFCGIPLFFMELSFGQFASQGCLGVWRISPMFKGVGYGMMVVSTYIGIYYNVVICIAFYYFFSSMTPVLPWAYCNNPWNTPDCAGVLDASNITNGSRNPALPGNLSHVLNHSLQRTSPSEEYWRLYVLKLSDDIGNFGEVRLPLLGCLGVSWVVVFLCLIRGVKSSGKVVYFTATFPYVVLTILFVRGVTLEGAFTGIMYYVTPQWDKILEAKVWGDAASQIFYSLGCAWGGLITMASYNKFHNNCYRDSVIISITNCATSVYAGFVIFSILGFMANHLGVDVSRVADHGPGLAFVAYPEALTLLPISPLWSLLFFFMLILLGLGTQFCLLETLVTAIVDEVGNEWILQKKTYVTLGVAVAGFLLGIPLTSQAGIYWLLLMDNYAASFSLVIISCIMCVSIMYIYGHRNYFQDIQMMLGFPPPLFFQICWRFVSPAIIFFILIFTVIQYQPITYNHYQYPGWAVAIGFLMALSSVICIPLYALVQLCRTEGDTLLQRLKNATKPSRDWGPALLEHRTGRYAPTIPPSPEDGLEVQPLHPDKAQIPMVGSNGSSRLQDSRI; this is translated from the exons ATGAGCGGAGGAGACACGCACGCAGCTCCGCTCCAAGTGCTCACCCTGGGATGGCCGCGGCTCAGGGACCtgtggccccctcctccccagaacaG AATCTGTCCTCCAAGTCTGGCGTGGTGCCTACAACTCCGGTCTCTTCCCCCAACTCCTGGCCAGCACCCCCCAGCCCAG AATGGTGCTGTGCCCAGCGAGGCCACCAAGAGGGACCAGAACCTCAAACGGGGCAACTGGGGCAACCAGATCGAGTTTGTGCTGACGAGCGTGGGCTATGCCGTGGGCCTGGGCAATGTCTGGCGCTTCCCATACCTCTGCTATCGCAACGGGGGAG GTGCCTTCATGTTCCCCTACTTCATCATGCTGATCTTCTGCGGGATCCCGCTCTTCTTCATGGAGCTGTCCTTTGGCCAGTTTGCAAGTCAGGGCTGCCTTGGGGTCTGGAGGATCAGCCCCATGTTCAAAG gtgTGGGCTACGGCATGATGGTGGTGTCTACATACATTGGCATCTATTACAACGTGGTCATCTGCATCGCCTTCTACTACTTCTTCTCGTCCATGACGCCCGTGCTGCCCTGGGCCTACTGCAATAACCCCTGGAACACACCCGACTGCGCCGGCGTCCTGGATGCCTCCAACATCACCAACGGCTCCCGGAATCCCGCCCTGCCTGGCAACCTCTCCCACGTGCTCAACCACAGCCTCCAGCGGACCAGCCCCAGCGAGGAGTACTGGAG GCTCTATGTGCTAAAGCTGTCAGATGACATCGGAAACTTCGGGGAGGTGCGACTGCCTCTCCTTGGTTGCCTCGGTGTCTCCTGGGTGGTTGTCTTCCTCTGCCTCATCCGAGGGGTCAAGTCTTCAGGGAAA GTGGTGTACTTTACGGCCACATTTCCCTACGTGGTGCTGACCATCCTGTTTGTCCGCGGTGTGACCTTGGAAGGAGCCTTCACCGGCATCATGTACTATGTGACCCCACAGTGGGACAAGATCCTGGAGGCCAAG GTGTGGGGGGATGCCGCCTCCCAGATCTTCTACTCGCTGGGCTGTGCGTGGGGTGGCCTCATCACCATGGCTTCCTACAACAAGTTCCATAACAACTGCTACCG GGACAGCGTCATCATCAGCATCACTAACTGTGCCACCAGCGTCTATGCCGGCTTTGTCATCTTCTCCATCTTGGGCTTCATGGCCAATCACCTGGGTGTGGACGTGTCCCGTGTGGCAGACCACGGCCCAGGCCTGGCCTTCGTGGCGTACCCCGAGGCCCTCACACTGCTGCCCATCTCCCCACTCTGGTCCTTGCTCTTCTTCTTCATGCTCATCTTGCTGGGGCTGGGCACTCAG TTCTGCCTCCTAGAGACGCTAGTCACAGCCATTGTGGATGAGGTAGGGAATGAGTGGATCCTGCAGAAAAAAACTTATGTGACCTTGGGTGTGGCTGTGGCTGGCTTCCTGCTGGGCATCCCCCTCACCAGCCAG GCAGGCATCTACTGGCTGCTGCTGATGGACAACTATGCGGCCAGCTTCTCCTTGGTCATCATTTCCTGCATCATGTGCGTGTCCATCATGTACATCTACG GGCACCGGAACTACTTCCAGGACATCCAAATGATGCTGGGATTCCCACCGCCCCTCTTCTTCCAGATCTGCTGGCGCTTTGTCTCCCCAGCTATCATCTTT TTCATTCTCATCTTCACGGTGATCCAGTACCAGCCAATCACCTACAACCACTACCAGTATCCAGGCTGGGCCGTGGCCATCGGCTTCCTCATGGCTCTGTCCTCTGTCATTTGCATTCCACTCTACGCCCTGGTCCAGCTCTGCCGCACAGAAGGGGATACACTCCTCCAG CGTTTGAAAAATGCCACAAAGCCAAGCAGAGActggggccctgccctcctggagcatCGAACTGGGCGCTACGCCCCCACCATTCCGCCGTCTCCTGAAGATGGGCTTGAGGTCCAGCCGCTGCACCCGGACAAGGCCCAGATCCCCATGGTGGGCAGTAATGGCTCCAGCCGCCTGCAGGACTCCCGGATATGA
- the SLC6A9 gene encoding sodium- and chloride-dependent glycine transporter 1 isoform X4, whose protein sequence is MAAAQGPVAPSSPEQNGAVPSEATKRDQNLKRGNWGNQIEFVLTSVGYAVGLGNVWRFPYLCYRNGGGAFMFPYFIMLIFCGIPLFFMELSFGQFASQGCLGVWRISPMFKGVGYGMMVVSTYIGIYYNVVICIAFYYFFSSMTPVLPWAYCNNPWNTPDCAGVLDASNITNGSRNPALPGNLSHVLNHSLQRTSPSEEYWRLYVLKLSDDIGNFGEVRLPLLGCLGVSWVVVFLCLIRGVKSSGKVVYFTATFPYVVLTILFVRGVTLEGAFTGIMYYVTPQWDKILEAKVWGDAASQIFYSLGCAWGGLITMASYNKFHNNCYRDSVIISITNCATSVYAGFVIFSILGFMANHLGVDVSRVADHGPGLAFVAYPEALTLLPISPLWSLLFFFMLILLGLGTQFCLLETLVTAIVDEVGNEWILQKKTYVTLGVAVAGFLLGIPLTSQAGIYWLLLMDNYAASFSLVIISCIMCVSIMYIYGHRNYFQDIQMMLGFPPPLFFQICWRFVSPAIIFFILIFTVIQYQPITYNHYQYPGWAVAIGFLMALSSVICIPLYALVQLCRTEGDTLLQRLKNATKPSRDWGPALLEHRTGRYAPTIPPSPEDGLEVQPLHPDKAQIPMVGSNGSSRLQDSRI, encoded by the exons ATGGCCGCGGCTCAGGGACCtgtggccccctcctccccagaacaG AATGGTGCTGTGCCCAGCGAGGCCACCAAGAGGGACCAGAACCTCAAACGGGGCAACTGGGGCAACCAGATCGAGTTTGTGCTGACGAGCGTGGGCTATGCCGTGGGCCTGGGCAATGTCTGGCGCTTCCCATACCTCTGCTATCGCAACGGGGGAG GTGCCTTCATGTTCCCCTACTTCATCATGCTGATCTTCTGCGGGATCCCGCTCTTCTTCATGGAGCTGTCCTTTGGCCAGTTTGCAAGTCAGGGCTGCCTTGGGGTCTGGAGGATCAGCCCCATGTTCAAAG gtgTGGGCTACGGCATGATGGTGGTGTCTACATACATTGGCATCTATTACAACGTGGTCATCTGCATCGCCTTCTACTACTTCTTCTCGTCCATGACGCCCGTGCTGCCCTGGGCCTACTGCAATAACCCCTGGAACACACCCGACTGCGCCGGCGTCCTGGATGCCTCCAACATCACCAACGGCTCCCGGAATCCCGCCCTGCCTGGCAACCTCTCCCACGTGCTCAACCACAGCCTCCAGCGGACCAGCCCCAGCGAGGAGTACTGGAG GCTCTATGTGCTAAAGCTGTCAGATGACATCGGAAACTTCGGGGAGGTGCGACTGCCTCTCCTTGGTTGCCTCGGTGTCTCCTGGGTGGTTGTCTTCCTCTGCCTCATCCGAGGGGTCAAGTCTTCAGGGAAA GTGGTGTACTTTACGGCCACATTTCCCTACGTGGTGCTGACCATCCTGTTTGTCCGCGGTGTGACCTTGGAAGGAGCCTTCACCGGCATCATGTACTATGTGACCCCACAGTGGGACAAGATCCTGGAGGCCAAG GTGTGGGGGGATGCCGCCTCCCAGATCTTCTACTCGCTGGGCTGTGCGTGGGGTGGCCTCATCACCATGGCTTCCTACAACAAGTTCCATAACAACTGCTACCG GGACAGCGTCATCATCAGCATCACTAACTGTGCCACCAGCGTCTATGCCGGCTTTGTCATCTTCTCCATCTTGGGCTTCATGGCCAATCACCTGGGTGTGGACGTGTCCCGTGTGGCAGACCACGGCCCAGGCCTGGCCTTCGTGGCGTACCCCGAGGCCCTCACACTGCTGCCCATCTCCCCACTCTGGTCCTTGCTCTTCTTCTTCATGCTCATCTTGCTGGGGCTGGGCACTCAG TTCTGCCTCCTAGAGACGCTAGTCACAGCCATTGTGGATGAGGTAGGGAATGAGTGGATCCTGCAGAAAAAAACTTATGTGACCTTGGGTGTGGCTGTGGCTGGCTTCCTGCTGGGCATCCCCCTCACCAGCCAG GCAGGCATCTACTGGCTGCTGCTGATGGACAACTATGCGGCCAGCTTCTCCTTGGTCATCATTTCCTGCATCATGTGCGTGTCCATCATGTACATCTACG GGCACCGGAACTACTTCCAGGACATCCAAATGATGCTGGGATTCCCACCGCCCCTCTTCTTCCAGATCTGCTGGCGCTTTGTCTCCCCAGCTATCATCTTT TTCATTCTCATCTTCACGGTGATCCAGTACCAGCCAATCACCTACAACCACTACCAGTATCCAGGCTGGGCCGTGGCCATCGGCTTCCTCATGGCTCTGTCCTCTGTCATTTGCATTCCACTCTACGCCCTGGTCCAGCTCTGCCGCACAGAAGGGGATACACTCCTCCAG CGTTTGAAAAATGCCACAAAGCCAAGCAGAGActggggccctgccctcctggagcatCGAACTGGGCGCTACGCCCCCACCATTCCGCCGTCTCCTGAAGATGGGCTTGAGGTCCAGCCGCTGCACCCGGACAAGGCCCAGATCCCCATGGTGGGCAGTAATGGCTCCAGCCGCCTGCAGGACTCCCGGATATGA
- the SLC6A9 gene encoding sodium- and chloride-dependent glycine transporter 1 isoform X3 yields the protein MFPYFIMLIFCGIPLFFMELSFGQFASQGCLGVWRISPMFKGVGYGMMVVSTYIGIYYNVVICIAFYYFFSSMTPVLPWAYCNNPWNTPDCAGVLDASNITNGSRNPALPGNLSHVLNHSLQRTSPSEEYWRLYVLKLSDDIGNFGEVRLPLLGCLGVSWVVVFLCLIRGVKSSGKVVYFTATFPYVVLTILFVRGVTLEGAFTGIMYYVTPQWDKILEAKVWGDAASQIFYSLGCAWGGLITMASYNKFHNNCYRDSVIISITNCATSVYAGFVIFSILGFMANHLGVDVSRVADHGPGLAFVAYPEALTLLPISPLWSLLFFFMLILLGLGTQFCLLETLVTAIVDEVGNEWILQKKTYVTLGVAVAGFLLGIPLTSQAGIYWLLLMDNYAASFSLVIISCIMCVSIMYIYGHRNYFQDIQMMLGFPPPLFFQICWRFVSPAIIFFILIFTVIQYQPITYNHYQYPGWAVAIGFLMALSSVICIPLYALVQLCRTEGDTLLQRLKNATKPSRDWGPALLEHRTGRYAPTIPPSPEDGLEVQPLHPDKAQIPMVGSNGSSRLQDSRI from the exons ATGTTCCCCTACTTCATCATGCTGATCTTCTGCGGGATCCCGCTCTTCTTCATGGAGCTGTCCTTTGGCCAGTTTGCAAGTCAGGGCTGCCTTGGGGTCTGGAGGATCAGCCCCATGTTCAAAG gtgTGGGCTACGGCATGATGGTGGTGTCTACATACATTGGCATCTATTACAACGTGGTCATCTGCATCGCCTTCTACTACTTCTTCTCGTCCATGACGCCCGTGCTGCCCTGGGCCTACTGCAATAACCCCTGGAACACACCCGACTGCGCCGGCGTCCTGGATGCCTCCAACATCACCAACGGCTCCCGGAATCCCGCCCTGCCTGGCAACCTCTCCCACGTGCTCAACCACAGCCTCCAGCGGACCAGCCCCAGCGAGGAGTACTGGAG GCTCTATGTGCTAAAGCTGTCAGATGACATCGGAAACTTCGGGGAGGTGCGACTGCCTCTCCTTGGTTGCCTCGGTGTCTCCTGGGTGGTTGTCTTCCTCTGCCTCATCCGAGGGGTCAAGTCTTCAGGGAAA GTGGTGTACTTTACGGCCACATTTCCCTACGTGGTGCTGACCATCCTGTTTGTCCGCGGTGTGACCTTGGAAGGAGCCTTCACCGGCATCATGTACTATGTGACCCCACAGTGGGACAAGATCCTGGAGGCCAAG GTGTGGGGGGATGCCGCCTCCCAGATCTTCTACTCGCTGGGCTGTGCGTGGGGTGGCCTCATCACCATGGCTTCCTACAACAAGTTCCATAACAACTGCTACCG GGACAGCGTCATCATCAGCATCACTAACTGTGCCACCAGCGTCTATGCCGGCTTTGTCATCTTCTCCATCTTGGGCTTCATGGCCAATCACCTGGGTGTGGACGTGTCCCGTGTGGCAGACCACGGCCCAGGCCTGGCCTTCGTGGCGTACCCCGAGGCCCTCACACTGCTGCCCATCTCCCCACTCTGGTCCTTGCTCTTCTTCTTCATGCTCATCTTGCTGGGGCTGGGCACTCAG TTCTGCCTCCTAGAGACGCTAGTCACAGCCATTGTGGATGAGGTAGGGAATGAGTGGATCCTGCAGAAAAAAACTTATGTGACCTTGGGTGTGGCTGTGGCTGGCTTCCTGCTGGGCATCCCCCTCACCAGCCAG GCAGGCATCTACTGGCTGCTGCTGATGGACAACTATGCGGCCAGCTTCTCCTTGGTCATCATTTCCTGCATCATGTGCGTGTCCATCATGTACATCTACG GGCACCGGAACTACTTCCAGGACATCCAAATGATGCTGGGATTCCCACCGCCCCTCTTCTTCCAGATCTGCTGGCGCTTTGTCTCCCCAGCTATCATCTTT TTCATTCTCATCTTCACGGTGATCCAGTACCAGCCAATCACCTACAACCACTACCAGTATCCAGGCTGGGCCGTGGCCATCGGCTTCCTCATGGCTCTGTCCTCTGTCATTTGCATTCCACTCTACGCCCTGGTCCAGCTCTGCCGCACAGAAGGGGATACACTCCTCCAG CGTTTGAAAAATGCCACAAAGCCAAGCAGAGActggggccctgccctcctggagcatCGAACTGGGCGCTACGCCCCCACCATTCCGCCGTCTCCTGAAGATGGGCTTGAGGTCCAGCCGCTGCACCCGGACAAGGCCCAGATCCCCATGGTGGGCAGTAATGGCTCCAGCCGCCTGCAGGACTCCCGGATATGA